Proteins encoded in a region of the Neodiprion lecontei isolate iyNeoLeco1 chromosome 5, iyNeoLeco1.1, whole genome shotgun sequence genome:
- the LOC107225776 gene encoding heterogeneous nuclear ribonucleoprotein A3 isoform X2: MMRNQVYFSLAVIALCFAGCSVFGEELAAEEKLRLEDLDDSVPEAVSVDDEALVRPKRTLLLKKKLLGLGALGLGVEFGAVKSYGWGGHGGYGGGGYGGNYGGGYGGNYGGGYNGYYREESSGPSYVSRPVYVETPVYVDRPVYVEKQVYVPKPVYVERPVYVEKPVLVKTTYGHVEPTEHRGNGWGWNGNANANSYGEGNGNGNGYANSYANSQAQSWSAGNNFGPSSVGVVRSEAHASASASVGGSSGNGAGNGGYVY; encoded by the exons ATG ATGCGGAACCAAGTTTATTTCTCGTTGGCCGTCATTGCGCTTTGTTTTGCGGGCTGCAGTGTTTTCGGCGAGGAATTAGCCGCAGAGGAGAAGCTTAGGCTCGAGGATCTCGATGATTCTGTTCCAGAGGCAGTTTCGGTCGACGATGAAGCACTCGTGCGACCGAAACGAACGCTTCTTCTGAAGAAAAAGCTCCTTGGACTTGGAGCTCTTGGTCTAGGCGTTGAATTTGGAGCTGTTAAGAG TTACGGTTGGGGTGGCCACGGTGGCTACGGCGGTGGAGGCTATGGCGGAAACTACGGCGGAGGCTATGGAGGAAACTACGGCGGAGGCTACAACGGCTACTACAGGGAAGAAAGTTCCGGCCCAAGTTACGTATCGCGTCCAGTTTACGTTGAGACACCTGTCTACGTTGATAGGCCGGTCTACGTCGAGAAGCAGGTTTATGTACCGAAGCCCGTCTACGTAGAGAGGCCAGTTTACGTCGAGAAGCCCGTCTTGGTTAAAACGACGTACGGACACGTGGAGCCTACGGAACACCGTGGAAATGGTTGGGGCTGGAACGGAAACGCGAACGCGAATTCATACGGCGAGGGAAACGGAAATGGAAACGGATACGCCAATTCCTACGCCAATAGCCAAGCCCAAAGCTGGAGTGCTGGCAATAATTTCGGACCGTCTTCCGTTGGCGTTGTAAGAAGTGAAGCTCATGCCAGCGCCAGCGCCTCTGTCGGCGGTTCTTCGGGAAATGGCGCTGGGAATGGAGG CTACGTTTACTGA
- the LOC107225776 gene encoding heterogeneous nuclear ribonucleoprotein A3 isoform X3 has protein sequence MRNQVYFSLAVIALCFAGCSVFGEELAAEEKLRLEDLDDSVPEAVSVDDEALVRPKRTLLLKKKLLGLGALGLGVEFGAVKSYGWGGHGGYGGGGYGGNYGGGYGGNYGGGYNGYYREESSGPSYVSRPVYVETPVYVDRPVYVEKQVYVPKPVYVERPVYVEKPVLVKTTYGHVEPTEHRGNGWGWNGNANANSYGEGNGNGNGYANSYANSQAQSWSAGNNFGPSSVGVVRSEAHASASASVGGSSGNGAGNGGYVY, from the exons ATGCGGAACCAAGTTTATTTCTCGTTGGCCGTCATTGCGCTTTGTTTTGCGGGCTGCAGTGTTTTCGGCGAGGAATTAGCCGCAGAGGAGAAGCTTAGGCTCGAGGATCTCGATGATTCTGTTCCAGAGGCAGTTTCGGTCGACGATGAAGCACTCGTGCGACCGAAACGAACGCTTCTTCTGAAGAAAAAGCTCCTTGGACTTGGAGCTCTTGGTCTAGGCGTTGAATTTGGAGCTGTTAAGAG TTACGGTTGGGGTGGCCACGGTGGCTACGGCGGTGGAGGCTATGGCGGAAACTACGGCGGAGGCTATGGAGGAAACTACGGCGGAGGCTACAACGGCTACTACAGGGAAGAAAGTTCCGGCCCAAGTTACGTATCGCGTCCAGTTTACGTTGAGACACCTGTCTACGTTGATAGGCCGGTCTACGTCGAGAAGCAGGTTTATGTACCGAAGCCCGTCTACGTAGAGAGGCCAGTTTACGTCGAGAAGCCCGTCTTGGTTAAAACGACGTACGGACACGTGGAGCCTACGGAACACCGTGGAAATGGTTGGGGCTGGAACGGAAACGCGAACGCGAATTCATACGGCGAGGGAAACGGAAATGGAAACGGATACGCCAATTCCTACGCCAATAGCCAAGCCCAAAGCTGGAGTGCTGGCAATAATTTCGGACCGTCTTCCGTTGGCGTTGTAAGAAGTGAAGCTCATGCCAGCGCCAGCGCCTCTGTCGGCGGTTCTTCGGGAAATGGCGCTGGGAATGGAGG CTACGTTTACTGA
- the LOC107225776 gene encoding uncharacterized protein LOC107225776 isoform X1 yields the protein MVGFFARHKTIPTTHYIRSRSRYHPGTLVDTVRSEEDRKMRNQVYFSLAVIALCFAGCSVFGEELAAEEKLRLEDLDDSVPEAVSVDDEALVRPKRTLLLKKKLLGLGALGLGVEFGAVKSYGWGGHGGYGGGGYGGNYGGGYGGNYGGGYNGYYREESSGPSYVSRPVYVETPVYVDRPVYVEKQVYVPKPVYVERPVYVEKPVLVKTTYGHVEPTEHRGNGWGWNGNANANSYGEGNGNGNGYANSYANSQAQSWSAGNNFGPSSVGVVRSEAHASASASVGGSSGNGAGNGGYVY from the exons ATGGTGGGATTTTTCGCCAGACACAAAACCATACCTACTACCCACTATATAAGATCCAGAAGCAGATATCATCCGGGTACACTGGTCGATACTGTCCGCAGTGAAGAAGATCGAAAA ATGCGGAACCAAGTTTATTTCTCGTTGGCCGTCATTGCGCTTTGTTTTGCGGGCTGCAGTGTTTTCGGCGAGGAATTAGCCGCAGAGGAGAAGCTTAGGCTCGAGGATCTCGATGATTCTGTTCCAGAGGCAGTTTCGGTCGACGATGAAGCACTCGTGCGACCGAAACGAACGCTTCTTCTGAAGAAAAAGCTCCTTGGACTTGGAGCTCTTGGTCTAGGCGTTGAATTTGGAGCTGTTAAGAG TTACGGTTGGGGTGGCCACGGTGGCTACGGCGGTGGAGGCTATGGCGGAAACTACGGCGGAGGCTATGGAGGAAACTACGGCGGAGGCTACAACGGCTACTACAGGGAAGAAAGTTCCGGCCCAAGTTACGTATCGCGTCCAGTTTACGTTGAGACACCTGTCTACGTTGATAGGCCGGTCTACGTCGAGAAGCAGGTTTATGTACCGAAGCCCGTCTACGTAGAGAGGCCAGTTTACGTCGAGAAGCCCGTCTTGGTTAAAACGACGTACGGACACGTGGAGCCTACGGAACACCGTGGAAATGGTTGGGGCTGGAACGGAAACGCGAACGCGAATTCATACGGCGAGGGAAACGGAAATGGAAACGGATACGCCAATTCCTACGCCAATAGCCAAGCCCAAAGCTGGAGTGCTGGCAATAATTTCGGACCGTCTTCCGTTGGCGTTGTAAGAAGTGAAGCTCATGCCAGCGCCAGCGCCTCTGTCGGCGGTTCTTCGGGAAATGGCGCTGGGAATGGAGG CTACGTTTACTGA